In a single window of the Drosophila miranda strain MSH22 chromosome XL, D.miranda_PacBio2.1, whole genome shotgun sequence genome:
- the LOC108165134 gene encoding farnesol dehydrogenase gives MERWHNRVAVVTGASSGIGAELARKLIAAGVVVVALARRLERLEQLSQELGPQLHIRQCDVTDLESVNAAFDWVEERLGGADILINNAGKLSGGQLLTMALDTVQQVLQTNVMGVVYCTQRAFQSMRQRSASGHVVLLNSVVGHYLFNPLPGSQQELNMYPATKHAVTALTELFRQEMREFKTQVKVTSISPGLVDTEMVPEAYKCLPMLQAEDVANAIMYALATPAHVQVHELTIKPLGEPF, from the exons ATGGAACGTTGGCATAATCGGGTGGCCGTGGTGACCGGAGCCAGTTCGGGGATTGGGGCCGAGTTGGCCAGGAAGCTGATCGCTGCTGgcgtggtggtggtggctcTGGCTCGGCGCCTCGAGCGCCTGGAGCAGCTGTCCCAGGAGTTGGGCCCGCAGCTCCACATCCGCCAGTGCGATGTCACGGACTTGGAGTCGGTGAACGCCGCCTTCGACTGGGTCGAGGAGCGACTGGGCGGCGCTGACATACTGATCAATAATGCCGGCAAGCTGTCGGGCGGCCAGCTGCTGACCATGGCCTTGGACACGGTCCAGCAGGTGCTGCAGACGAACGTCATGGGCGTGGTCTACTGCACCCAACGCGCCTTCCAGTCGATGCGGCAGCGCTCGGCGTCCGGCCATGTGGTGCTCCTCAATAGCGTCGTGGGCCACTATCTGTTCAACCCGCTGCCGGGCAGCCAGCAGGAGCTCAACATGTATCCTGCCACCAAGCACGCGGTGACCGCCCTCACAGAGCTCTTTCGCCAGGAGATGCGCGAGTTCAAGACCCAAGTGAAGGTTACG AGCATCAGTCCGGGCCTGGTGGACACAGAGATGGTGCCAGAGGCCTACAAATGCCTGCCCATGCTGCAGGCCGAGGATGTGGCCAATGCCATCATGTACGCCCTGGCGACCCCAGCCCATGTACAGGTGCACGAGCTGACCATCAAGCCCCTGGGCGAGCCATTTTGA
- the LOC108165133 gene encoding farnesol dehydrogenase: MDRWQDRVAVVTGASSGIGAATAKALVEAGVVVVGLARRMDRMEALRAELPEEMQGRFHLMHCDVADLDSLTAAFDWVEEQLGGVDILVNNAGCLFAGQLLTQDLEKLEQTWKVNIMGVLNCTRRAFRSMQQRDVAGHVVLINSLTGETIINPPGDELQVLNMYPLTKHGIKAMLEVLRQEFRGFKTKIKITSITPGVTDTEILPRGYDSLPMLRPEDIAAGIIYALATPPHVQVHQLTIKPLGEPF, from the exons ATGGATCGTTGGCAGGACCGAGTGGCCGTGGTTACGGGTGCCAGTTCGGGGATCGGTGCAGCCACGGCCAAAGCGCTCGTCGAGGCGGGCGTGGTGGTGGTGGGCCTGGCCCGCCGGATGGACCGCATGGAGGCGCTGAGGGCCGAGCTGCCGGAGGAGATGCAAGGGCGCTTTCATCTGATGCACTGCGACGTGGCGGACCTGGACTCGCTGACGGCGGCCTTCGACTGGGTGGAGGAGCAGCTGGGCGGCGTCGACATCCTGGTGAACAATGCCGGCTGCCTGTTTGCCGGCCAGCTGCTCACCCAGGACCTGGAGAAGCTGGAGCAGACCTGGAAGGTGAACATCATGGGCGTCCTCAACTGCACGCGCCGCGCCTTCCGCTCCATGCAGCAGCGCGACGTGGCCGGCCATGTGGTGCTGATCAACAGCCTCACGGGCGAGACGATCATCAATCCGCCGGGCGACGAGCTGCAGGTCCTCAATATGTATCCCCTGACCAAGCACGGCATCAAGGCCATGCTCGAGGTGCTGCGCCAGGAGTTTCGCGGCTTCAAGACCAAGATCAAGATTACG AGCATCACCCCGGGGGTCACGGACACGGAGATTCTACCCAGGGGCTATGACTCGCTGCCCATGCTGAGGCCCGAGGACATTGCCGCCGGCATTATCTACGCCCTGGCCACGCCGCCGCACGTCCAGGTGCATCAGCTGACGATCAAGCCGCTGGGGGAGCCCTTCTAG